The Apium graveolens cultivar Ventura chromosome 6, ASM990537v1, whole genome shotgun sequence genome contains a region encoding:
- the LOC141665243 gene encoding uncharacterized protein LOC141665243, which yields MNVDGGCIENLGACAGAVFRDEDGKVQLPISWKMEKCWSPLIAESKAMLLCIQAAVEFGFTRVAVESDCLNLINAISAQERGNSSFHLILDDIIHVSSFLDFVSWNFIRRDSNKVAHELAHHLTWGNW from the coding sequence ATGAATGTAGATGGAGGTTGCATTGAAAATTTAGGAGCTTGCGCAGGGGCTGTGTTTCGTGACGAAGATGGCAAGGTGCAGCTGCCTATTTCTTGGAAGATGGAAAAGTGTTGGTCTCCTTTGATTGCTGAATCTAAAGCAATGTTACTATGTATCCAGGCTGCCGTGGAGTTTGGTTTTACAAGAGTAGCTGTTGAAAGTGATTGTCTCAACCTTATCAACGCAATTTCTGCACAGGAACGAGGAAATAGTAGCTTTCATCTTATTCTTGATGATATCATTCATGTTAGTAGTTTTTTAGATTTTGTTTCCTGGAATTTTATTCGTAGAGATAGTAATAAAGTTGCCCATGAGCTAGCTCATCATCTTACCTGGGGTAATTGGTAG